A genomic segment from Myxococcales bacterium encodes:
- a CDS encoding protein kinase, producing the protein MAAAELIGDRFELGRLVGRGGMGDVFHATDRHTGEAVAIKILLQVPMGPALERWRREVQLLAEIRDARTVRYVAHGVGRDGRPFLAMEWLEGQELAERLTYGPLAIGEAVALAHRIAEGLAVLHARGVVHRDIKPSNVFLVGGSVERAKLLDFGVARLADAALRATKSGVIVGTPGYMAPEQARGDAEIDARVDVYALGCVLYECLAGEPLFPGTNMVAILAKILMGETPRIRSVRRDASKELEALLARMLARNPVDRPSDGAAVAAELQRLPGAAAIASAPSLPPARESRSITHTERRLVSVLLVSGGVTASASPPTASTGVDETVAATLDPRLVASQFSAAVEPLADGSLVVVLAGRGTATDQAARAARCALELRRLLPRCPMALATGLASSDSELAAREVIDRAAELLIAAPSPGVRLDDVTAGLLGQRFEISGDSVGLVLEGPRDDQTLPRTILGKSMPFLGRERELQSLMAVIRESDEDSCARPVLVTAGPGVGKTRLAQELLQLTRKEGRAELWFARGDAISEGSTFSLLGQALRSAAGILDGEPLLVRQMKLRARVVRNVAEPERERITEFLAEIIGAPFTEGISVSLRAARQDARLMGDQMRAALEDFVLAECKEKPLVLILEDLQWGDLPSVRYIDAVLRNLESEPIAVVAFGRPETEELFPGLWKERNLTELRLAPLSKRAAEAFVKAALGDAASPDRVRLILERAAGNAFFLEELVRAAAEGNDDFPGSVLAMVESRLSRLDGGERRVLRAAAVFGLTFWERGVGTLLGAERAVGVSDSLRELRNREITDRSPTSSILGEEEYTFRHALVREAAYATLTPADRALGHKLAAEWLEARGGNDPAVLAEHYELGGDRERACRWYAAAAAHAHEADDFASANGYAEKALASGAEGADVGKLRFMQASGCLWAGNLDDALRFGREAMTLLDPSDSTWFIAAGAMASIAVRQQEMAVLADVATRLEGLLGNEPLAAPRVLGACRVAGSLFYGGLVERGNALLARVEAGGAKVIADDPIASAWVHYARSMRATVRSDPEDEHVALERAVVAFDAVGDRRNACLHRVNMGAGLQNLGMLELAEEHLRKATADAERMGLGSLALAAKHNLGAALSRQGLVEEGIVLEREAALGFAKVGDRFLEGVARAYLATMLRVAGRLDEAKDELTRTLLRFTDLPHARAPLLAQLAMVEVEMGNGERALELAKEAGRLANDGAVFEGESYIRLSYAEALFATGRVEEAKAAIVEARAQLLARAEKIRDAGWRAAFLGRVRENVQTLARAREWLGESS; encoded by the coding sequence ATGGCTGCCGCGGAGCTCATTGGCGATCGCTTCGAGCTAGGTCGGCTCGTGGGGCGCGGCGGCATGGGCGACGTCTTTCACGCGACCGATCGGCACACGGGCGAAGCGGTCGCCATCAAGATCCTCCTTCAAGTCCCGATGGGCCCTGCGCTCGAGCGCTGGCGTCGCGAGGTTCAGCTGCTCGCCGAGATCCGTGACGCTCGAACGGTGCGCTACGTCGCGCACGGTGTCGGGCGCGACGGCAGGCCGTTCCTCGCGATGGAGTGGCTGGAGGGGCAGGAGCTCGCGGAGCGGTTGACCTATGGGCCCCTCGCCATCGGTGAAGCCGTGGCCCTCGCGCATCGCATCGCCGAAGGGCTCGCCGTCCTCCACGCGCGCGGGGTCGTGCATCGCGACATCAAGCCCAGCAACGTGTTCTTGGTCGGCGGCTCCGTCGAGCGTGCCAAGCTCCTCGACTTCGGCGTCGCGCGCCTCGCTGACGCCGCGCTCCGCGCGACGAAGAGCGGTGTCATCGTGGGCACGCCCGGCTACATGGCGCCGGAGCAGGCCCGCGGCGACGCCGAGATTGACGCGCGCGTCGACGTCTACGCGCTCGGGTGCGTCCTCTACGAGTGCCTCGCCGGCGAGCCGCTCTTTCCCGGCACCAACATGGTGGCCATCCTCGCGAAGATTCTCATGGGCGAGACGCCGCGCATCCGTAGCGTCCGCCGTGACGCGTCGAAGGAGCTCGAAGCGCTCCTCGCTCGCATGCTCGCGCGCAACCCCGTCGATCGGCCGAGTGATGGCGCCGCCGTGGCAGCGGAGCTTCAGCGTCTGCCCGGCGCCGCCGCCATCGCGAGCGCTCCCTCGCTGCCACCGGCCCGCGAATCGCGCTCCATCACGCACACGGAACGCCGGCTTGTCAGCGTTCTGCTCGTGAGCGGCGGCGTTACGGCCTCCGCGTCGCCGCCAACGGCGAGCACCGGCGTTGACGAGACGGTCGCCGCCACGCTCGACCCGCGCCTCGTCGCGTCTCAGTTTAGCGCCGCCGTCGAGCCGCTCGCCGACGGCTCGCTCGTCGTCGTCCTCGCGGGCCGCGGCACCGCGACCGATCAGGCGGCGCGCGCCGCGCGTTGCGCCCTCGAACTTCGGCGCCTCCTTCCCCGCTGTCCGATGGCCCTCGCGACAGGCCTCGCCTCGAGCGATTCCGAGCTCGCGGCGCGGGAGGTCATCGATCGGGCCGCCGAGCTCCTGATCGCCGCGCCTTCTCCGGGCGTTCGCCTCGACGACGTGACCGCAGGCCTTTTGGGGCAGCGCTTCGAGATCTCCGGGGACAGCGTGGGCTTGGTCCTCGAAGGTCCACGCGACGATCAGACCTTGCCGCGCACCATTCTCGGCAAGTCGATGCCTTTCCTCGGGCGCGAGCGCGAGCTGCAGAGCCTCATGGCCGTCATTCGCGAGTCTGACGAGGACTCCTGCGCTCGCCCTGTTTTGGTGACCGCGGGCCCCGGCGTAGGCAAGACACGGCTGGCGCAGGAGCTGTTGCAATTGACGCGCAAGGAGGGACGCGCCGAACTTTGGTTCGCCCGTGGCGACGCCATCTCCGAGGGCTCGACGTTCTCTCTCTTGGGACAGGCCCTTCGTTCCGCCGCGGGCATCCTCGATGGTGAGCCGCTCTTGGTGCGCCAAATGAAGCTTCGCGCACGCGTGGTGCGAAACGTGGCGGAGCCCGAGCGCGAGCGCATCACGGAATTTCTCGCCGAGATCATCGGCGCGCCGTTCACCGAAGGGATCAGCGTATCGCTCCGGGCGGCGCGCCAGGACGCGCGCCTGATGGGGGACCAAATGCGCGCCGCCCTCGAAGATTTTGTGCTTGCAGAGTGCAAGGAAAAGCCTCTCGTGCTGATCCTCGAGGACCTCCAGTGGGGCGACCTGCCGAGCGTCCGCTACATCGACGCTGTGCTTCGCAATCTCGAGAGTGAGCCAATCGCGGTGGTGGCCTTCGGCCGGCCCGAGACGGAGGAGCTGTTCCCCGGTCTGTGGAAGGAGAGGAACCTCACGGAGCTGCGCCTCGCGCCCCTCTCGAAGCGGGCCGCCGAGGCCTTCGTCAAGGCGGCGCTCGGAGACGCGGCGAGCCCAGACCGGGTTCGCTTGATCCTCGAGCGCGCCGCCGGCAACGCCTTCTTCCTTGAAGAGCTCGTGCGCGCTGCCGCCGAAGGCAACGACGACTTCCCCGGCTCGGTCCTCGCGATGGTTGAGTCACGGCTCTCCCGCTTGGACGGCGGCGAGCGCCGCGTGCTCCGGGCGGCAGCCGTTTTTGGTCTGACCTTTTGGGAGCGTGGCGTCGGCACGCTACTCGGCGCCGAACGCGCCGTGGGGGTCTCCGATTCGCTGCGCGAGCTCAGAAACCGCGAGATCACCGATCGCTCGCCGACGAGCTCCATCCTCGGTGAGGAGGAGTACACCTTCCGCCACGCGCTCGTGCGCGAGGCCGCCTACGCGACGCTGACGCCAGCCGATCGCGCGCTCGGCCACAAGCTCGCCGCCGAGTGGCTGGAGGCCCGCGGCGGCAACGACCCGGCGGTTCTCGCCGAGCACTATGAGCTCGGTGGCGACCGAGAGCGCGCATGCCGTTGGTACGCGGCAGCGGCGGCACACGCGCACGAGGCCGATGACTTCGCGTCCGCCAATGGGTACGCCGAGAAGGCCTTGGCCTCCGGCGCCGAGGGGGCGGACGTTGGAAAACTCCGCTTCATGCAGGCGTCGGGGTGCCTCTGGGCGGGCAATCTAGACGACGCCCTCCGCTTTGGTCGCGAGGCCATGACGCTCCTCGACCCCAGCGACTCCACGTGGTTCATCGCCGCCGGTGCCATGGCGAGCATCGCCGTGAGGCAGCAGGAGATGGCCGTCCTCGCCGATGTCGCGACGCGCCTCGAGGGCCTGCTTGGTAACGAACCGCTCGCGGCACCGCGCGTCCTCGGCGCTTGTCGAGTGGCGGGGTCGCTCTTCTACGGTGGGCTCGTTGAGCGAGGCAACGCCCTCTTGGCTCGCGTCGAGGCTGGTGGCGCGAAGGTCATCGCCGACGATCCGATCGCGTCGGCATGGGTGCACTACGCACGCTCGATGCGCGCGACGGTGCGCTCCGATCCGGAAGACGAGCACGTGGCCCTCGAACGGGCCGTCGTGGCCTTCGACGCCGTGGGTGATCGTCGGAACGCCTGCCTACACCGCGTCAACATGGGCGCCGGCCTCCAAAACCTCGGCATGCTGGAGCTCGCCGAGGAGCACCTGAGGAAAGCCACGGCCGACGCCGAGCGTATGGGCCTCGGCTCCCTAGCGCTCGCTGCCAAACACAACCTCGGTGCGGCGCTGTCGCGACAAGGCCTCGTGGAAGAGGGCATCGTTCTCGAGCGTGAGGCGGCGCTCGGGTTCGCCAAGGTCGGCGATCGCTTCCTCGAGGGCGTCGCGAGGGCTTACCTGGCCACCATGTTGCGCGTCGCCGGTCGCCTCGACGAAGCGAAGGACGAGCTCACGCGCACGCTCCTGCGCTTCACCGACCTACCGCACGCGCGGGCGCCGCTCTTGGCGCAGCTCGCGATGGTGGAGGTTGAGATGGGCAACGGAGAACGCGCCCTTGAGCTCGCCAAGGAGGCAGGACGCCTCGCGAACGATGGCGCTGTCTTCGAGGGAGAGTCTTACATAAGGCTCTCGTATGCCGAAGCCCTCTTCGCCACGGGACGTGTCGAGGAAGCCAAGGCCGCCATCGTGGAAGCTCGCGCGCAGCTATTGGCTCGCGCCGAAAAGATCCGCGACGCCGGTTGGCGCGCCGCCTTCTTGGGCCGCGTGCGCGAGAACGTTCAGACGCTCGCGCGGGCGCGCGAGTGGCTTGGCGAATCGTCGTGA
- a CDS encoding DUF2071 domain-containing protein, with the protein MSDARAVLEARLAARKLAWHDIRAPLLHFVMVSYAVKPERLAAHVPLDRFDLELIETRDGPRALVSAVAFVDSGFHFAFAPFAQFDFGQTNYRLYVRDRETGEPCAWFFGTTMGSPVVHVARALWQIPWHEAEYRVEAELSSRPGPERYAFFRTLARSDWGEAYIDVEDTGEPLQLEDAPGFADYDEMFLRLTHPVRGFFRRLDGRLGTYSIWHEKLSLRVARPRTLRIALFERLGLLSFEETQTPHSVLLASRVLFHVHMPPRAV; encoded by the coding sequence ATGAGCGACGCACGCGCGGTCCTGGAAGCCCGTCTCGCGGCGCGCAAGCTCGCGTGGCACGACATCCGCGCGCCGCTCCTGCACTTCGTCATGGTGAGCTACGCCGTGAAACCGGAGCGCCTCGCCGCGCACGTGCCCCTCGATCGCTTCGACCTCGAGCTCATCGAAACGCGCGACGGTCCGCGTGCCCTCGTGAGCGCCGTGGCCTTCGTCGACAGCGGCTTTCACTTCGCGTTCGCGCCCTTCGCGCAGTTCGATTTCGGCCAGACGAACTACCGACTCTACGTGCGCGACCGCGAGACCGGCGAGCCGTGCGCCTGGTTCTTCGGGACGACGATGGGCTCACCCGTCGTGCATGTCGCTCGCGCTCTTTGGCAGATCCCTTGGCACGAAGCCGAATACCGCGTCGAAGCGGAGCTATCGAGTCGGCCCGGCCCGGAGCGGTACGCGTTCTTCCGCACGTTGGCGCGCTCCGACTGGGGCGAGGCGTACATCGATGTCGAGGACACGGGCGAGCCGCTCCAACTCGAGGACGCGCCGGGCTTTGCCGACTACGACGAGATGTTCTTGCGCCTCACGCACCCGGTGCGTGGGTTCTTCCGGAGACTCGACGGCCGCCTCGGAACCTACTCGATTTGGCATGAGAAGCTGTCGCTTCGCGTGGCGCGGCCGCGGACGTTGCGCATCGCGCTCTTCGAACGGCTAGGTCTCCTCTCCTTCGAGGAGACCCAGACGCCGCATTCGGTGCTCTTGGCGAGCCGCGTTCTCTTTCACGTGCACATGCCACCGCGCGCCGTGTAG
- a CDS encoding TROVE domain-containing protein has protein sequence MVLKRLFGFAGKAAPANATNEAGGKAYAFSPEHALAQYAVTGTMHTTFYASAEDQLARILELADACAPTFVAKTAIYCRERGFMKDVPALLVAYLAKKDVALMRAAFARVIDNGKMLRNFIQIVRSGQVGRKSLGSAPKRAAQAWFQSRSPEQVFRQSLGAQPSMADVIKLVRPSPKNDKGEVDAVREALYGYLIGKAVDETKLPAIVRAFEAFKKAGGVMPDVPFEMLTALELSKSDWTTIARAMTWTQTRMNLNTLLRKGVFEDESMIALVADRLRDAAAIRRARVFPYQLLAAFRAAGSEMPVAITNALQDALEVATENVPGLSGRVVVCPDVSGSMQSPVTGLRRSATTAVRCVDVAGLVAAALMRKNVDTEVVPFSDDVVPLPRPINPRDSVMTNAQYLASLPSGGTACSAPLRRLNEKGGTADLVVYVSDNQSWADFAATSSHGTRGTIMAEEWERFRARNPQAKLVLIDVQPYAHTQVKERADVLNVGGFSDAVFEVVSLFAKGELDAGHFVGAIEKVAL, from the coding sequence ATGGTACTGAAGAGACTCTTTGGATTCGCCGGCAAGGCCGCGCCCGCGAACGCCACGAACGAAGCCGGTGGAAAGGCCTACGCGTTCTCCCCCGAGCACGCGCTGGCGCAATACGCGGTCACCGGCACGATGCACACGACGTTCTACGCCTCGGCGGAAGATCAGCTCGCGCGCATCCTCGAGCTCGCCGACGCTTGCGCGCCGACCTTCGTCGCGAAGACGGCCATCTACTGCCGCGAGCGCGGCTTCATGAAGGACGTGCCAGCGTTGCTCGTCGCGTACCTCGCGAAGAAGGACGTCGCGCTCATGCGCGCAGCCTTCGCGCGGGTCATCGACAACGGCAAGATGCTCCGGAACTTCATCCAGATTGTCCGTTCAGGACAGGTTGGACGGAAGTCCTTGGGCTCGGCCCCGAAGCGCGCCGCTCAGGCGTGGTTTCAGAGCCGCTCGCCGGAGCAAGTGTTTCGGCAGTCGCTCGGCGCGCAGCCGTCGATGGCCGACGTCATCAAGCTCGTTCGTCCTTCGCCGAAGAACGACAAGGGCGAGGTCGACGCCGTCCGTGAGGCGCTCTACGGCTACCTCATCGGCAAGGCTGTCGACGAAACGAAGCTTCCGGCCATCGTGCGCGCGTTTGAAGCGTTCAAGAAGGCTGGAGGTGTCATGCCCGATGTCCCCTTCGAAATGCTGACGGCGCTCGAGCTCTCGAAGAGCGACTGGACGACCATCGCGCGCGCCATGACGTGGACCCAAACGCGCATGAACTTGAACACGCTGCTCCGTAAGGGCGTGTTCGAAGACGAGAGCATGATCGCGCTCGTTGCGGACCGGCTCCGCGACGCAGCGGCGATCCGTCGCGCTCGCGTGTTTCCGTACCAGCTGCTCGCGGCGTTCCGCGCTGCTGGCTCGGAGATGCCCGTGGCCATCACGAACGCGCTTCAGGACGCGCTCGAGGTAGCTACGGAGAACGTGCCGGGGCTCTCGGGCCGAGTCGTTGTTTGCCCCGACGTGTCGGGCTCGATGCAGAGCCCCGTCACCGGTCTTCGCCGCTCGGCGACGACCGCCGTTCGGTGCGTCGACGTCGCCGGCCTCGTGGCGGCTGCGCTCATGCGCAAGAACGTCGACACAGAGGTCGTGCCCTTCAGCGACGACGTCGTGCCCTTGCCGCGGCCCATCAACCCGCGCGACTCGGTCATGACGAACGCGCAGTACTTGGCGTCGCTCCCGAGCGGCGGCACGGCCTGCAGCGCGCCGCTCCGTCGCCTCAACGAGAAGGGCGGAACGGCGGACCTCGTCGTCTACGTGTCGGACAACCAGTCGTGGGCGGACTTTGCTGCCACGAGCAGCCACGGCACGCGAGGCACCATCATGGCCGAAGAGTGGGAGCGCTTCCGCGCTCGCAACCCGCAGGCCAAGCTCGTGCTGATCGACGTGCAGCCGTACGCCCATACGCAGGTCAAGGAGCGCGCCGACGTCCTGAACGTCGGTGGCTTCTCGGACGCAGTCTTCGAGGTCGTCTCGCTCTTCGCCAAGGGTGAGCTCGACGCGGGGCACTTCGTCGGCGCCATCGAAAAGGTGGCGCTCTGA